Below is a genomic region from Billgrantia tianxiuensis.
ACTGCCCACCAGGCGAGGCCGAAGCGGGCACGGTGCTCGGGGCAGTAGGCGCGTGCCTCGGCTTCGCTGAACGGTGCGCGGGACTTGGGAGCTGGATGGAAGGCGTGGCCAGCCAGAAGGCCCTGCTCCGCCTCGGCGAAGGTCAGTGGGCCGCGTTGCAGGTGGGCGAGATCGTCCCGGTCGTCGAGGCTGGCTCGGGTATTGGCCTGGCTCTCCAGCACCCGCTCGCGGAAGGCCTGACGGGTAGTAGGGTCGAGTGTGCCCACCAAGGCAGGTGTCGCCAGGATGTGCCCCAGGGCCGTGGCGAAGTCGGTCGTTCGGGGAGGCGCGCCCTCCTTGCGCCACAGGATGGGCCACTGGAAGCGGCATTCACCGCTGGCACTGCGGTGGCGTAGACGCAGCTGCAGTTCGCCGTCGGTGACGGGCAGGTAGACCACTTCTCCTTGGGAAGTGGTGTCGAGCTGCCAGCCCCGGGTTTCCCTCAGCAGGGCATTGAAGAAGCAGCTCGCGGCCGGGTCGACCTCCGGCAAGGGGAGAGCATCGGTAGTTATCGCCATGACGGCAACCTCCTTGTTGAGAATAATAAAGCTAATGAGAATGTTTAAATTTTTAAGGTAATTATGGTTCCTCCCGACCCGTCACGTGGGCCAATCAGTCGTGGGTGGTGGCGATCCGCGAGACTGCCCGAGTGGTCTGGAAGCGACTTCGAGTCATGGGAACGAGCAGCATAAGGACACAGGCGGCAGCGAGCGACAGTGACAGTAACCGAGAAGCGGTGACCAGGCTGACCGTCAGCGTCGCGACACCGTAGCCCAGGGTATGGGCCATGGCCAGCAGGCCGGCGCTGGCGCCCGGGGGCCGCTGACGCGTGGCGGCGTCGGTATATCCGGGCACGGCCAGGGCGGCGCCGACGCTTGCGATCATGATGCCCAGGCCAAAGCCGGCCGGACCGACGGCTATCGTCAGCAGTCCGTAGCCGGCCACCAGCCCCAGTGCCCCAGGACCAGCAGGGTATAACCGGACAGCCGATGGCGACGAGTGATTCCCAACTGGGCGGCCAGGGCACTCAACGCGCCAAGCGACAGCAGGATGCCCATCAGGTGACCGGCCTGGGTGGCATCGATGTCGAGCCGGCCCTGGAGAGCCCCGGGCAGGCCCAGTTGCATCAGCGAGACCGAAATTGCCAGCAGCAGGGCGATGGCCAGGCAGGGCAGCAGGTCGAGGGTGCCGCGTGGCAGTTGAGCGGTTTGGTCGGCGGCAGACGGGACGCGGGGGTCGGTATCCCCTGAAGCATTAGTAGGGCCAGCGCGCCGCACAGCAGCATCACCACGAAGGGCGCATGGGCGGAGAGGCTCAAGCTGGCGGCAGCGACCAGCGGCCCCAGCAGGCGACCGCTGCTGAGCCCGGCGCTGATGGCGGCCAGCGCCTTGACCCGCTCCTCTCCGCCATGCAGTGCCAGCGACCACTGCTGGCAGGCCGGCACCATGCCCGAGACCGTCAGGCCGTACAGCACCCGGGCCAGGGCAACCACGGCCAGCAGAGCACCTTCGCTCAGCCAGCCCTGAGTTGCTGCCCACAGGGCCGCCCCGATCAGGGCGAAGCTTGTCACGTAGCCCAGCAGGGCCTGGATCACCACACCTCGGGCACCGTGGCGGTCGGCCACCCGCCCCCAGAAGGGGCTGCCAAGGAGGAACAGCATCGACCCCAGCAGGATCAGTCCGGCCCACTGCGACAG
It encodes:
- a CDS encoding MFS transporter gives rise to the protein MRLPPLWRISACAALVGLGQNGLLVALPVLVERFGLSLSQWAGLILLGSMLFLLGSPFWGRVADRHGARGVVIQALLGYVTSFALIGAALWAATQGWLSEGALLAVVALARVLYGLTVSGMVPACQQWSLALHGGEERVKALAAISAGLSSGRLLGPLVAAASLSLSAHAPFVVMLLCGALALLMLQGIPTPASRLPPTKPLNCHAAPSTCCPAWPSPCCWQFRSR